Sequence from the Coturnix japonica isolate 7356 chromosome 19, Coturnix japonica 2.1, whole genome shotgun sequence genome:
GTGGAAGCAACACAGGATAGTACTGAGCTGTTTCTTAAATGGCAATGTCAGTCAAACATGTGAGCAGAGTACAAATGTCAAACATGGAACAAACCCTTCTGTTCCAGGAAACCACTTCTCGGCAGTGCAGAAAACTTCACTGTTTTCATCAAGAACTCGATCCGGTTCCCCAAGTTTAAATTCTCCAAGTAAGTGCAGGTGCCCAGAGGTCCCTGTATCTTCTCCATCGCAGAGCCAGTAGCCTCGTTTTGCTCCATTGTTCTTCTCCTGCCTGTGGCTGGAGTGGGGAAATGAGTGTTTCCTCTTCTAAAGCTTAGAGGGAGTCCTTTGGCTTGGGGTGGAGCATCTCGAGGAACAACTCAGATAAGGCTGTTACCAAATGTGGTCTGtgacagctcctgcagcatggGATGCAGTTGGGGGAGAGCTCCTAAGGCAGTGGGTATGTTCTACAGCCATAGTTAGGGttctgagctgcttctgctcctggATATTCCTCTTCTGTATAAATGAAGATGTGGCCAAGGTTGGGGAAAATGCAAATTTAAAGAACTGTTAGCATttactgctgcagctcttgctcCATTAAGACAGAAGTTAGGAGAGTAGAAAGAAGTGTGGCTTTGCTATTCTGACAGCCTCAGACAGACTGAAGTATGCTGAAGAAATCTTTTGTCTCTGCAGCCTTGGGGTTGTAGGCTGTGTGGGCAAGCAAGGAGGGAGACAAGAtgccttcccctcttccccacATGTAGGATGAACGTGCTGGCCACCAACAATGAGTCCTACCTAAAGACCTGCCGCTACAGCACGGAGCATCCCTACTGCCCCATCTTCCTTCTGGGGAACATTGTCAGATGGGCTGGGAATGACTTCCAGGAAATGGCTTTGGAGGTAGGAGTGCCCTTTGAGCTTGTTTCTCCAGCTTGCTGGGTGGCTGAGGAGAGCCACTGGTGACTGCCCAGGGATCTTCTTTCCATCCAGGCCCAGGGAAAAGCAGATGCTGTTCCTTAAAATCATGCTGGTTCCATTTATGCTGCCCCTGGGGAATGGGAGATGGGACAATGTGGCTTTTCTGGAAGAAGTAGAAGGGCcaattttctgttatttagaGTTTACCACCTGAATTGTTACAGCCACTTAATGAAAGCAGGATGAGAAGCCTCTTCCTAAGATACCAGACCAGGGTTGAGCATAAAGTAATGTtcttattattataaatatgaaCTTAGCCCATCCAGAAGTGTTTGACCAGAAATGCATCCGTTCTTGTCCCTGGGGAAATCTCGCTCAAAGATTGGACAAAGTTGAAGACAGACTAACTGAACTAAGCTCAAACTCACactgtctctctctttcattAAGGGTGGTGTGATAGGAATTCAGATTGAATGGAACTGTGATCTTGATAAAGCCCCTTCTGAATGTAATCCCCACTATTCTTTTAGCCGTCTGGATAACAAGTTTGCAGAAAAGTCTGTCTCTTCTGGGTACAATTTCAGGTAAGTAGAAAGGAGAAGAGTATCAGTTATCACTTCTGGCAGCCCCTTCATAATTGGTGTTACCCACTGCTCATCTGTCTGACTCCCAGTCAATTAATTGTAGACAGAACCCACAGGCTCGGGCTGTGAAATCTCTGTtgcaatacattttctttccatgctcTGCGTGGCAATGAGAAAGGAATGTCCAGAGAAGTTGTAACTGCTTTAACTATAGATAGACACTTCCCAGTCTGagtggaggaggaaaagatCTATTGGCACTGATGGGCGAACTCAGATGGGTTCTTGTGTGTGTAGGGAGCAGATGATGGAGTTAAAACtggtatttttccatttcaggtTTGCTAAATATTACCGGGATGCTGAAGGGATTGAGTACCGGACCCTCTTTAAAGCATATGGAATCCGTTTTGATGTGATGGTGAATGGCAAGGTGAGGTTTCAGGCCAGAATATTTATTAGTCTGCAGAAGAAGCAGGGAGACATTTCTCCGTTACAAAGCAACACTGGGATGAGAACAGCCTGTCTGGCTTGTTGTAGGAACGAGCGCTTGCCATTCACCATGTATAATGAAGGAGATGACCAGGAGTGCAGACGAGGTAAAGGTCAGCAGTCTGCACCTCTTATACCTAAAAACATTCTCATGTGAAGTCCAGCAAATGTAAAGATGCCCCACAGACTTGTTTAGCATGTCTGCACTAGCGAAAAAGAAGCCTAATCCAGGGATGATGCAAGCTCAGAAATGCAGCCATGAGCAGTTGGAGCTGAGACTGACAGACCTTTAGCCTTGATGACTGTTCACTGCAAATCCTTCTATGGCTGTGCCTGCCTGTTGCTAACATAACACACCCACAAGCACCAGCAGCTTCCCCTGTCTCATACCAAACCCTTACGTTTGTTTCTTGGGTTGTTTTCAATGAAAACTTCAtgacttgcttttcttttaggCAGGGAAATTTAACATCATTCCCACTGTCATCAATATCGGTTCAGGGCTGGCTCTCATGGGAGCGGTAAgtcaatatattttcttaaaataacatATTGGGACCCAGAGCTGCCAGTTGGCTGTTCTGAGGATAAAAAGGGACAATTTGTTTAAATTCTCCAGCAGCATTTTTGCTACTTTGGCTGCTTGGTGAGGTTTGTGTCTCTGTCCTGTCTCAAAGGCATCTGTTAATGTACTTTGTACTCTAAATACCCCTGCTGTTACATGgtatatgaaagaaaatgcagctcctacaagttatttttctttaattttcattacaaattaAATCTGAACATTTCCTGTTCTACTTTAAAGATGAAACATGTTAgtggggataaaaaaaaaccaaaccctgaACTGTGCTTATTGATTACAGTGCTACCATGGTGAGGGCAAACAGAGTTAAGTGTGATGCACTCAAATACTGCACCCTGATGACCCTGAAATACTGCAGGCACAGTTTTTCTCCATGCCTGCCTTCCAGTTCCAGTTATGCATCATCTCTGAGATATTCCAGCATTTACAGCTCACCTGGAAACTCTGGCTTTTTCAACGATGCCTTTTTCAACACAAGCAATTGAAGAGAAGGTTgaggaaataaagcatttgtaTAACAGCAGGTCTAAACTGTCCCTGCTTGTTAAAGTGATCTTCAAATGCAGCGCAAAGACTGTAACATCTAAGCAgctatggagaaaaaaaaatgcctgaaaGAGAACCTGGAGCAAGCAAGGATGAGTAACTGCAGGTTGAGCGTGATAGCCAGGAGGAGAGCTTATCAAATGTACAGGCTGGAGAGTTTGGAGGCAGGGATAGTGGTGGCCATTGGGAGAGGGAGATTTGTTCCTTGTTAGTGGCCATGACAAATTCTTTCTGTGTTGCAGGGAGCTTTCTTTTGTGACCTGGTGCTGCTCTATCTGATTAAAAAGAGTAACTTCTATCGAGGCAAAAAGTATGAGGAAGTAAAGTAAGTGCCCTTggcttttgtatttaaatgtaatGGCTTTGTGACTAATAGAAATAGAAGGAGATAGTGGAATACAATAAACATTAATGGCAAACAGAGACTAATTCCAGGAAATTACATTCCTCCAAATGAGTTTAGCCAAGTTACCTCCCTCTCTCCTCAATTCATCACTGCAATTAGCAGGGAAGAAGGGAAGTTGCTGTATCATGGTTGGTCTATAAATGGCCTTGTGTTGTCAGTCCATAATGACTGCGGATGGAACTGGGCTGGCTCCAAGGTCTCCAGAGCCTCGTGAAACTGAGAACTGGAGCTTTAGCTGTGATTGGTTTTGTGGTAAGGGGGGACAGACCGGCTGGGAACATCCTCCTCACATTGTCTCCTGCAATGGAAATAGCCTGCTTGCTTTTGTCGTCTTTGCTTGTTTCCTCAGGTCCAGCTCCAGGAAGTCATTAACTAGCCCCACTCTGAATGGGAGTCAGAGCCCAGACCAGCTTGATGGGCTCTAGTCATGGTGATGGGTCGGTCAACTGGAATCACGTTCCAGGAAAACTACACAGGTGTGAAATGACGCTGGGACTGGGAGGCGGAGCTACCCCAGATCAGATCTACCATCTATTATTGGgatttccagaggaaaaatgtCCTTTAAAGAACACCCTGTTTTCCCTGAGATGTTCTCTGGTATCTCGAGCTTGCAAAGACTGTGTTCATCACTATGGATTTAGAAAAGGATtttgtaagaggaaaaagaaggctccaaatgaatgtttttatatCTACTGATAGATATATCTGTGCCACTGTtatgctgtggctgtgctttgcttcaaGTGCAAAAGAGAAGTGTTGTGAAACACCGCTGACATTTTGAGGAGGGTCATGGCCAACAATCAACTCTTCTCCTGCTCCGCTGGCTTGCAGCCACAGCTCCCAACTCTCGCTTTTGTTATGTGCAAGATTAGATATAAAGCAGCAGGACTGCTCTTGTCAGGAAGCGCAACGAAACGCAGCATTGCAGAATTACAGCAGCTGTGTCCAGAAGAAAATGGTTTATTATCCTGTACTGCTCAATTAGTTTTACTGCCCTGTTTTTGTTGTAACCATCAGAGTTAGGAGCAGTGCTCCTCCAGGGAAAGCCTCTATAGCTGCTGTATAACAAGGTGCTCTGCTTGTCTCTCCTGGGAATGTCCACAGCAGAGTCTGCCACAGCTCTGAATGGAGAGTCAGTTTCAGCCACAGCTGACTCCCAGCTACCTCATCTGCCACACAGATTCTCCATTTACAGTTATATCCAAATAACCATTACTTCAGAGGACAGAAAAGATAACAGCTTGCAGAGGAGTGTTTTATGGACAGGGAGAGTATTTTAGTGTACTGAAAAGCAACACAGCTCTGAGCGTGTGCATGGAGATGGTCCTCGTTTCTCCTTTCTTGGTTAgtggctggttttgtttgctaGGAATTGGTCTTTCTGTGTTGCTCGTGGTGGGCAGAGATCTGGACAGGCCACTTCACATTTCTGCCATTGCTTGATGTACCTCGGAAGTATTAGTGGTGCTGTAGagattgaaaagcaaaacttgtcAGGTCAAATAGACTTTGCTGGGTTCTCCCAAATGtaacaacagaaggaaaaagtagaagACAGCCATCCATTACTCCAACACTTCAGTATCTTCCAAGAACCACAGGTGCTTTGTTGTTTCTCAAGAGAAAACTAAGTCACTGCAACCCATCTTGTGAATTTATGCTCAAGTGGGGATGCGATTACTCtaagaggaggaaaatgcttacaaaataatgttattttcttttaaagtttggATTTGTTTGAGCTGATAGGAACCGACTCACTAAGGTGGTAGGTGAATATTCCTCTCTTTGAAATATCAGCCCTTTCACAAGGTTTAAAGGCCTCCTGCTGCAGTGTCCTTGCAGGGACAGATGTAGAGAGGATGGCATTGCAGGTAGCTGCTGTGATCTGCTGTTATACGCAGCTGGAATCAGCATGCAACACCTACCTCTGCTTTAACTTCTCAAAAGCATTTGTTCTGAGCaacatttgggtttttttcctaaatgaaagCTCACCTTTGCTAGAAGTGGCAAACTCCCAGTTCAGCCATTAATAGCAAACCCCACGCAGTCCAGTCTGCACTTCCTGCTCCCACTTCTGAGCAGATGTGAGTGAAGATCAACTAGTCAAACATTCAGCTGGGAAATGGAACTAAACACTGGAGTGACAAGAATTTAGGGTAAGCTGTGGGCAAATGGTGCTGAAATTCTCCTCTCTGACCCAGAACTCTTGACAGATATGCAGCACCCTGCATATAATGGACAGATGACACTAGCCATGCCAATGGAAAAGCACAGACCTTTTTATCAGGgtttaattgtatttaaataGCTTCTAGATGGTAAAACACGTAGTAAGCCCCACACGTGACATCAGGCCAAGGTGCAAATCAGAGACGTGGCAGCTCACCATAACACATAGAGCTGACTGTGCCCAACTAAAGCCAATGCTTCAAATTGACAGAACGATGTCCTTGTTAGACGACCAAAGCTTCTTCCTGAATTTAAGTCTACAGGGGATTCAGCATCCCCAAAACTCACTAGAATAAATATCTCCCTTAGTTTTACCATTCAGTTGCAGTTAATAAAACATAAACAGCTTTCCCCTCAGGATCTtgttggatatatatatattttgtgtttgAAGTACAGCAATAAGgtttgtcacagaatcacagaatgacccgggttggaagggacctcaaggatcatgtagttccaaccccctgcctggcagggccaccaaacatacacattttttgTCACTTCGGGGCAGTGCTCTGTTAAGACTCTGTTGTAAAACAAGTTATTGAGGTTACAGATGCCAGCTTCCTTTGTGATACAGGCTTATGCAGAACAACTCAAAGTTCAGAACGTATTTCAATAGCGCAGGTGTCTAAAGACATCAGTTAAtgtgcaaaaagcagcagatggcatgaaaaagcaaaaactaatGTACTAATGAAGGAGTTAAAACACTGACTCTCATTTCTTCCCCCAAAAAGAAACATGAGTGAGGCAATGCTTACAGTACCAactcccccccttcccctttgtACAACCCTGTTTTACcagaactttgtttttctgtaaaataattttgaatacAGAACCTGATGTTGTCAGATCTTTGTATAACACACAGGTCATATTTTATAGCGTTCTGGTAAAGCAGTGACAGACCCAAAGAGGAGATGGCACCAGGTGTGGTTGTAGAATACTTGACAAAACCCCCTCCTTGTACAAGCGTTTGCCTTTCATCTGAAAGCAGCGAGCACTAAACAGCGTTTGAGCAGCTCCAGAGCAAAGTGTGTGAACTGCTCTAGAAGGTGATCAGACAGAGCACAACgggaacagctgcagaaaatacCAGTGGCTGTAGCAAGTGGGTTCAGCACAGACTGAGCTGCAGGTAATCAGACACTGGGTGTATTTGGGTGCCTGTATTTCACTGGACACAATGATATTAAAACACTGATTGACTTGGAAGAGCATGACTTAGTGACTTCTGTACGTGCAGTGAGGAGCATCCGTGACaatgtcatttatttatagTGTGAACATACAGCAACTGTGGGGGTTAACGTTTACACTCGCATTTCAAATACATCTGTACCAAACCTTTGCATACATTTCATTACATGCTACCGTGAAACCCTTCCTCGTGTCAGTGGCTTATTTTTATAGCGCTCTATTTGCACATAGGGGCAGGCAGCAATTGGTATTTCTTATCCATAATGCACAGGACGCAAGGAACGAAGGTAAGGAACGAAGGTAAGGAACGAAGGTAAGGAACGAAGGTAAGGAACGAAGGTAAGGAACGAAGGTAAGGAACGAAGGTAAGGAACGAAGGTAAGGAACGAAGGTAGTCAGAacctgcagctgtggctgcagtgaaGGGCAACGAGTCATTGCTCAAACAGTCATTGCTCTGCCACCAAACAGACATTCATGGGAGGTATCCGAGTGCTTTCACATTCAATTTAATGAGACCAGTGCTACCGATTCATTGTACTCGGACATAATGTACAGACAGCGTTAAGGACACAAGCCATGAACAGGTTTAAAAGGTGGCCCGGTTGTGTGGGTGACGTTTGGCAACAGTCCTCCAGCTTCGTTAAAATCCACCGTGGCTGTTTTAATAGACGTGAACCATCCCGTACAGGAAAGTCCAGAACAAGACGTATGTGAATAGCCCTCCTATCAGCCCCCCCGTGAACAGCGGCCTCCTGGATTTAAAGTACTTATTCCAGCGCCGCCCGGCcttcagcaccagcagcacggAGAGGAGGACGGACGCCATCAAGTAGAAGATGAAGCCGTGCAGCCCCGTCAGGCCCAGGATCCCGGCCGTGGCTCCGGACAGCGCCGACACGGACGTGCGGCAATAATCCAGGATGGCCGCGTTCCCTCGCACCGCCGCCTCGCTGATGAACTGCGGCCCGTCGCGTTTGGCCACCACAGCGGCCATGGCTGCCAGGCGGGCTCGGGGAGCTGCGGGCCGCCAGCCGGGCTGTGGGGAGCACACACGGGCTGAGCCCGAACCGACACCGCACGCTGGAACCAACCGGTACCGCCCGCTCGGCCCGGCCCGTACCTCTCATCCACGGCCGCACGATGCTCCGTAGAACCCTCGGCCTCACGCCTCGCGCCCTGCTGGGAACAGCACACGGTGTGTGTCAGCACGGGACGGGCCCGGATTTATGGCGTTGGGAACCGAACCCGCTCCGGGCACAACTCACCCCCGGGGCGGCACCGCGCGGCGCCCTGCAGGAAGCTCCTGTCCGCCATCTTGGAGCGGGGAGCGCCGGGAAAGCGGGCTCACTTCCGGAGCGAGCTGCGAGGCGGCGCCAGGGGCGGGGCCGGATCAGCAGCTTTTGTTCGGGCGGCGGCAGCGACGGGCGGGAGCGGGGTCATGTCGTACGTGCCGGGACAGCCCGTCACCGCTGTGGTGGTGAgagcgggacgggacggggttcatagtatcacagtctcataGTCTTGagcgggttggaagggacctgagagatcatcgagtccatccccctgggattcgagcctccgTGCAGCACAGCGGCACTTCGACCACTTatgccacaggggggattcgaaccgGGGGCCTCCGGTGTTGTAACGCATCATTGCTACCACTGCGCCGCCGGGGCACAGCGCtggttcggttcggttcgggtggagggagggagcggggcCGTCCTGGGCGCAGGAGCGGGAGGAGGGCGCGGTCGCACGGGCGGTGTCTGTGTCTGTCCgtgtctgtctgtgtgtctgtccGTGTCTGTCTGTCCGTCCCGCGGTTGGTGCAGCTGAACCGTCCCTTCTGTTCCTCCTTTGAGACCCTTAGGAAGGAGGAAGCTCCGAGCGGCCCCGTCCCGCTGGTTGCTGTATTCAGAGCGGGGAGTTGGGCTGTCGCGGTGCCGGATGAGCCGCTGGTTGAGCGCCGTGTGACAGCTCCCAGCGAAcgatgctgctgctttgtcgTGTAGCCGCAGGACGCGGATGGACCTTAATTAAAGCGATACAAGCCCGGTCTGTGCGCGGCTCCCCCGTGGGGCGCTGCCCTCGTGGCTCCGGGCACGCCCTGCCCTTCGGCTGCGAGTTACGGCAGAGCTTTGTCGCTGCGTGGGTTGTGGCTGCGCCCTCCCGTGTCAGTGTGAAGCCGCAGGAGCCGCCCGATGCACCGTGTTATGGGCAGCTCTGTGTTACAGACACTGATAACGTGCCTAAGGGAAAACATCCTATTAATAGGTCGGTACTGACAGGGGCAGGGTGAGGAGGAACGCCGGGCAGTGATAAAACCAACGCTGGTTGGGATGTGAGTGATGACGGGTCGATGAGATGTGACTCATGTTTAGAGAGAACTGTCTCCCCTTGTTTCTCGGGGTGTTGGTGACAGGCTGACTCAGCTGTATGTAGTGTGAGTGCCCTCCTGCTTGCAGGGTTTCCTGCCCTGCTGTCTTAGTGTAGGGCTGAGAACAGCTCAGAGCCAGTCGTCACTTCAAGGCTGTATGTGACCAACACGTAGCAAACACTGTGTGATAGTGCTGTGCTGCCAACAGCCTTTAGATCTGTTAGTCAGCCATCAAACCTGCAGCTATTGTAAGTAAGAACTCCAGCTGAGGCTGTGGTACAGCCTCCTCTCCTATAGTTACCTGGGCTTTATGGTATCTGTGTTAGACAATAACAGTCTGAAGAGGTGTTGAGGTTTCTATCTGTAATCACAACACAGTTactttgtcattttctctttttagcaAAGAATTGAAATACATAAACTTCGCCAAGGTGACAATTTGATCCTGGGATTCAGCATTGGAGGCGGCATTGACCAGGATCCTACCCAAAATCCTTTCTCTGAAGATAAGACTGACAAGGTCAGAGCGTGTCAAATTCAGCCAGCAAACACATTCTGTCCTCTCACGTTGTTGGCTGCAGTTATTTTGTTGGTATCCTTTGCAGACTGAGCCCATATTTGTTATCTCTCCTCAACTTTTCTATTCTGCAACACTGGACAAACCTGTTTTTATCTAGAATGCTGTAATATCCTGCCATGTATTTTTGCACTGTTAGTAAATGGCTCTTCTGTAAAGTAAGTTCAGAAGTAATTCACAATAAGTcaatgggttttttttcattttccccagGGTATTTATGTGACAAGGGTGACAGAAGGAGGCCCAGCAGAAATTGCAGGACTACAGATTGGGGATAAGATCATGCAGGTAAGCACAAAGACAAGTGCTAACCCAATACCATGTGCACACTACAGGCAGATTTCTGTCCTCTGGGTACTTTCCAGGGCAGTTTGTAAGGCTTACAAAGTAGTTGTGGTCTAGAACTACGTACTAGATATGCTTATAGAGCAGTTAATTACAGGACACCTGTAAGTCCACAGCTTCTTTCCATAGCCTGGATTTTGAGAAGAGCTGCTGGGTGTAGGTCATCGACAGGCAGCCAACAGCCTCTTTGTGTTCTGAAGCCTCATGTTGTTTTCCTAGGTGAACGGCTGGGATATGACAATGGTGACCCACGACCAAGCTAGGAAGAGGCTGactaaaagaaatgaagaagtgGTGCGGCTGCTGGTGACCAGGCAATCTCTGCAGAAGGCTGTGCAGCAATCCATGA
This genomic interval carries:
- the P2RX5 gene encoding P2X purinoceptor 5 isoform X4, with the translated sequence MGQVSWKGLFLSLFDYKTEKYVIAKNKKVGILYRVVQLSILAYLVGWVFVVKKGYQDTDTSLQSSVITKLKGVAFTNTSELGERLWDVADYVIPPQGENVFFVMTNLIVTPNQRQTTCPESVNIPDALCYEDEDCPAGQAVVAGNGVKTGRCLKDRDSIRGSCEILAWCPVEKRSKPKKPLLGSAENFTVFIKNSIRFPKFKFSKMNVLATNNESYLKTCRYSTEHPYCPIFLLGNIVRWAGNDFQEMALEGGVIGIQIEWNCDLDKAPSECNPHYSFSRLDNKFAEKSVSSGYNFRFAKYYRDAEGIEYRTLFKAYGIRFDVMVNGKGAFFCDLVLLYLIKKSNFYRGKKYEEVKSSSRKSLTSPTLNGSQSPDQLDGL
- the P2RX5 gene encoding P2X purinoceptor 5 isoform X1; its protein translation is MGQVSWKGLFLSLFDYKTEKYVIAKNKKVGILYRVVQLSILAYLVGWVFVVKKGYQDTDTSLQSSVITKLKGVAFTNTSELGERLWDVADYVIPPQGENVFFVMTNLIVTPNQRQTTCPEVGRTESFGSQTPTKLGSVNIPDALCYEDEDCPAGQAVVAGNGVKTGRCLKDRDSIRGSCEILAWCPVEKRSKPKKPLLGSAENFTVFIKNSIRFPKFKFSKMNVLATNNESYLKTCRYSTEHPYCPIFLLGNIVRWAGNDFQEMALEGGVIGIQIEWNCDLDKAPSECNPHYSFSRLDNKFAEKSVSSGYNFRFAKYYRDAEGIEYRTLFKAYGIRFDVMVNGKAGKFNIIPTVINIGSGLALMGAGAFFCDLVLLYLIKKSNFYRGKKYEEVKSSSRKSLTSPTLNGSQSPDQLDGL
- the P2RX5 gene encoding P2X purinoceptor 5 isoform X2, giving the protein MGQVSWKGLFLSLFDYKTEKYVIAKNKKVGILYRVVQLSILAYLVGWVFVVKKGYQDTDTSLQSSVITKLKGVAFTNTSELGERLWDVADYVIPPQGENVFFVMTNLIVTPNQRQTTCPESVNIPDALCYEDEDCPAGQAVVAGNGVKTGRCLKDRDSIRGSCEILAWCPVEKRSKPKKPLLGSAENFTVFIKNSIRFPKFKFSKMNVLATNNESYLKTCRYSTEHPYCPIFLLGNIVRWAGNDFQEMALEGGVIGIQIEWNCDLDKAPSECNPHYSFSRLDNKFAEKSVSSGYNFRFAKYYRDAEGIEYRTLFKAYGIRFDVMVNGKAGKFNIIPTVINIGSGLALMGAGAFFCDLVLLYLIKKSNFYRGKKYEEVKSSSRKSLTSPTLNGSQSPDQLDGL
- the P2RX5 gene encoding P2X purinoceptor 5 isoform X5, with amino-acid sequence MTNLIVTPNQRQTTCPEVGRTESFGSQTPTKLGSVNIPDALCYEDEDCPAGQAVVAGNGVKTGRCLKDRDSIRGSCEILAWCPVEKRSKPKKPLLGSAENFTVFIKNSIRFPKFKFSKMNVLATNNESYLKTCRYSTEHPYCPIFLLGNIVRWAGNDFQEMALEGGVIGIQIEWNCDLDKAPSECNPHYSFSRLDNKFAEKSVSSGYNFRFAKYYRDAEGIEYRTLFKAYGIRFDVMVNGKAGKFNIIPTVINIGSGLALMGAGAFFCDLVLLYLIKKSNFYRGKKYEEVKSSSRKSLTSPTLNGSQSPDQLDGL
- the P2RX5 gene encoding P2X purinoceptor 5 isoform X3 — protein: MGQVSWKGLFLSLFDYKTEKYVIAKNKKVGILYRVVQLSILAYLVGWVFVVKKGYQDTDTSLQSSVITKLKGVAFTNTSELGERLWDVADYVIPPQGENVFFVMTNLIVTPNQRQTTCPEVGRTESFGSQTPTKLGSVNIPDALCYEDEDCPAGQAVVAGNGVKTGRCLKDRDSIRGSCEILAWCPVEKRSKPKKPLLGSAENFTVFIKNSIRFPKFKFSKMNVLATNNESYLKTCRYSTEHPYCPIFLLGNIVRWAGNDFQEMALEGGVIGIQIEWNCDLDKAPSECNPHYSFSRLDNKFAEKSVSSGYNFRFAKYYRDAEGIEYRTLFKAYGIRFDVMVNGKGAFFCDLVLLYLIKKSNFYRGKKYEEVKSSSRKSLTSPTLNGSQSPDQLDGL
- the EMC6 gene encoding ER membrane protein complex subunit 6; the encoded protein is MAAVVAKRDGPQFISEAAVRGNAAILDYCRTSVSALSGATAGILGLTGLHGFIFYLMASVLLSVLLVLKAGRRWNKYFKSRRPLFTGGLIGGLFTYVLFWTFLYGMVHVY
- the TAX1BP3 gene encoding tax1-binding protein 3 isoform X1, encoding MLRRTLGLTPRALLGTAHGVCQHGTGPDLWRWEPNPLRAQLTPGAAPRGALQEAPVRHLGAGSAGKAGSLPERAARRRQGRGRISSFCSGGGSDGRERGHVQRIEIHKLRQGDNLILGFSIGGGIDQDPTQNPFSEDKTDKGIYVTRVTEGGPAEIAGLQIGDKIMQVNGWDMTMVTHDQARKRLTKRNEEVVRLLVTRQSLQKAVQQSMMS
- the TAX1BP3 gene encoding tax1-binding protein 3 isoform X2, yielding MSYVPGQPVTAVVVRAGRDGQRIEIHKLRQGDNLILGFSIGGGIDQDPTQNPFSEDKTDKGIYVTRVTEGGPAEIAGLQIGDKIMQVNGWDMTMVTHDQARKRLTKRNEEVVRLLVTRQSLQKAVQQSMMS
- the TAX1BP3 gene encoding tax1-binding protein 3 isoform X3, which produces MSYVPGQPVTAVVQRIEIHKLRQGDNLILGFSIGGGIDQDPTQNPFSEDKTDKGIYVTRVTEGGPAEIAGLQIGDKIMQVNGWDMTMVTHDQARKRLTKRNEEVVRLLVTRQSLQKAVQQSMMS